In Sinorhizobium mexicanum, one DNA window encodes the following:
- a CDS encoding phytanoyl-CoA dioxygenase family protein, whose product MQTAITRGADYDLAACVEALQRDGITALKSAFSREWAEAMREDMMTAFWSAIQRPGGAVGRGPRRWYVEIHPQDFSGFVDLVTHPWVVGMCETVLGPDYQIVEIGFDVPFQGAKYQPWHRDFPSPPDTYVERRITSLAFNLTGVDVTEDMGPFEIAPGTQWLDGREWKHEMFPPKERWPEFQELAARKYPKLGDISCRSALTIHRGTEHGSPIARPVLVLGADAPGAGHAELHDMMVTKDYYDTLPETVKKHLVCRVVEELIPVTQKHDIEGLVMGSTPT is encoded by the coding sequence ATGCAAACGGCAATTACACGAGGCGCCGACTATGACCTCGCCGCCTGCGTCGAGGCCCTGCAGCGGGACGGCATCACCGCGCTGAAGAGCGCCTTCTCGCGCGAATGGGCGGAGGCGATGCGCGAAGACATGATGACGGCTTTCTGGTCTGCCATCCAGCGGCCAGGCGGCGCCGTCGGTCGCGGCCCGCGACGTTGGTATGTCGAGATCCATCCGCAGGATTTTTCCGGCTTCGTCGATCTCGTTACCCATCCCTGGGTCGTCGGTATGTGCGAAACGGTCCTCGGCCCCGACTACCAGATCGTCGAGATCGGTTTCGACGTGCCGTTTCAGGGCGCCAAATACCAGCCGTGGCATCGCGACTTCCCTTCGCCGCCCGATACCTATGTCGAGCGCCGCATCACCTCGCTTGCCTTCAATCTGACGGGCGTGGACGTCACCGAGGACATGGGCCCGTTCGAGATCGCTCCAGGCACACAGTGGCTCGACGGTCGGGAATGGAAACACGAGATGTTTCCGCCCAAGGAGAGGTGGCCGGAGTTTCAGGAGCTCGCGGCCCGCAAATACCCGAAGCTCGGCGATATTTCGTGCCGCTCCGCTCTCACCATCCATCGCGGGACGGAACACGGTTCCCCGATCGCCCGCCCCGTCCTGGTTCTCGGCGCCGATGCTCCCGGCGCAGGCCACGCGGAATTGCACGACATGATGGTGACCAAGGACTATTACGACACCTTGCCGGAGACGGTGAAGAAACACCTGGTCTGCAGGGTTGTCGAAGAATTGATCCCGGTCACGCAGAAGCATGATATTGAAGGTTTGGTCATGGGTTCGACGCCCACCTGA
- a CDS encoding helix-turn-helix domain-containing protein, whose amino-acid sequence MLFEVHASFLAAYLGSDPGAANSLSQIANSLRQVDVIDHRMLRPGRSAQILIVDCRQPHQHEHQPLKLPPELMQLALVSETGLHRSAIFASGFLDYLLWPLIEQEVVSRLGACVAQIERRSAALFFSADPLVQKSCDLLVQRVARQIPLSELARIVGTNRTTLVNRFETSFGCGPITWLRHYRMAEAARRLRSGNESVSKIAETLGYENSNNFSTAFKSVHGLPPLLYRKMAFRREKPV is encoded by the coding sequence GTGCTCTTCGAGGTGCATGCTTCCTTTTTGGCTGCGTATCTTGGCTCGGATCCAGGAGCGGCAAATTCTCTGTCGCAAATCGCAAATTCATTGCGGCAGGTCGATGTGATCGATCACCGAATGTTGCGACCGGGGCGTTCGGCCCAAATCCTTATCGTCGATTGCCGCCAGCCGCATCAACACGAGCACCAGCCTTTAAAACTCCCTCCCGAACTCATGCAACTGGCACTCGTTTCTGAAACCGGCCTGCATCGCAGCGCGATTTTCGCCAGCGGATTTTTGGACTACCTGCTGTGGCCGCTGATAGAGCAGGAAGTGGTAAGCCGGCTTGGAGCCTGCGTCGCTCAGATCGAGCGACGGTCTGCTGCGCTGTTCTTCTCCGCCGACCCGCTCGTGCAGAAGTCATGTGATCTGCTGGTGCAGCGCGTCGCTCGGCAGATTCCGTTGAGCGAGCTGGCGCGGATAGTCGGCACCAACAGGACAACGCTCGTTAACCGCTTTGAAACTTCCTTTGGCTGCGGGCCCATCACCTGGCTACGCCACTATCGGATGGCCGAGGCGGCCAGGCGCTTGCGCAGCGGCAACGAAAGCGTCAGCAAGATTGCCGAAACGCTGGGTTACGAGAACAGCAACAACTTCTCGACGGCGTTCAAGTCCGTTCATGGCCTCCCGCCGCTCCTCTACCGCAAAATGGCATTCCGCAGAGAAAAGCCTGTCTGA
- a CDS encoding glutamate acetyltransferase, protein MVPNQVESATTSQTLNRTMPVGDLPGALASICANAAGGGKAQAGLAKPISSYLSKYGEPTAFNCLILDQGNPAEIHLYLTCLNVAEGRGSENFSIASTFLSASLNLSDKQAASRIAELFGGYGPPSDQPYYLRISL, encoded by the coding sequence ATGGTACCGAACCAGGTGGAAAGCGCGACGACGTCGCAAACGCTGAACCGCACAATGCCCGTTGGCGATTTGCCCGGCGCCCTTGCGTCGATCTGCGCCAATGCCGCAGGTGGAGGTAAGGCCCAGGCCGGTCTGGCGAAGCCGATCAGTTCCTATCTCAGCAAGTATGGGGAACCGACGGCATTCAACTGCCTCATCCTGGATCAAGGCAACCCCGCCGAGATCCACCTTTACCTGACCTGCCTGAACGTGGCTGAGGGGCGAGGTTCGGAGAATTTCAGCATCGCTTCGACCTTCCTTTCGGCATCACTGAACCTGTCGGACAAGCAAGCAGCATCCAGGATCGCAGAGCTTTTCGGCGGCTACGGCCCACCGAGCGACCAGCCCTACTACCTGCGCATCTCCCTCTGA